In Topomyia yanbarensis strain Yona2022 chromosome 2, ASM3024719v1, whole genome shotgun sequence, one DNA window encodes the following:
- the LOC131685217 gene encoding neurofibromin isoform X5, which translates to MATQKPGEWANSLLARFEEQLPYRTGPHGTQARLSIDQTMTCLIQISRYRFSLVISGLTKMLQRVNEIFIILQFQPPACRGHEPERCCYDSLIIILETLERCLSGQSKDTARFEEAMNVKLLLREICQFIDIQNENNQNATSLKALASKVLYALSQNHFGAVFNRISARLQELSTSSEENPDYSDIELIQHIDLDVNRLTKLLTETIQKFKSLKKSAHFILLNSLEKALWNWIEFHPKEFEDLQRNPNDELSKGCETFFDILDSYAENKKARSAVWPLQIMLLVLSPKVLEEIVNADSGAPCSPRHLKKKHFMEGIKKGLGAHASSKQSTESAAIACVKLCKASTYININDSNNVTFQLVQSIINDLKTLLFNPAKPFSRGQGYNFQDIDLMIDCWVSCFRIKPHNNEALKVCLSLNSPPAYHFVIVSSLLKIVTQARLPWWPQIDLVYARSGELRALFTDTLNKATQGYIAHTPLRMITSLTLKSKDAQSRLTRPDEGPAHKALLLLMVRLIHADPMLLLNSLGKAGHEVQSSTLELINGLVSLVHQPTMPDVAQEAMEALLALHSPDKIEVWNPEAPINTFWDVSSQVLFSISQKLIQHQIANYTDVLKWLREILICRNTFLQRHKDYANVGSQIAICRQAHIKLEVVFFMYLWSVDLDAVMVSLSCFGLLCEEAEIRSGSDELTVVCILANYHLYQELSHTSSTLTTQNVESRYNFYEHTQGRAALQKNIMSLLRKIEHCVNGVQPAWEETFRNWEVTSKLLQNYPKGKPEEGQAEVFHRSMGKRRASHQSSEHDLEEQITEWANMTWFLLALGGVCLQKPRLQRVTQSQMLPIGVSGPSLMQSTTSLSSSSSGRGSMHPIMGTLVSSIGGGSQDVQYCPVTQFIGQLLRLLVCNNEKFGPQIQKHVKELVGQEMSAQLYPILFDQIRAIVEKFFDQQGQVVVTDINTQFIEHTIYIMKSVLDGRQSKDQNDQPSNAEHLGVTSIENLMLAIVRYVRHLDMTVHAIHIKTKLCQLVEVMMKRRDDLAFRQEMKFRNKLVEYLTDWVMGTSHQIAPPSSGDVTIITRDLDQACMEAVAALLRGLPLQPEESDRGDLMDAKSALFLKYFTLFMNLLNDCVDGSEADKDTNNPPLLPPRPRVAAGKLTALRNATIQAMSNLLSANIDSGLMHSIDLGYNPDLQTRAAFMEVLTQILQQGTEFDTLAESVMADRFEQLVQLVTMISDKGELPIAMALASVVTTSQMDELARVLVTLFDAKHLLSPLLWNMFYREVEVSDCMQTLFRGNSLGSKIMAFCFKIYGASYLQGLLEPLIRPLLDDPVTSFEVDPARLEANEDIEENRKNLIALTQKVFDAIVNSADRFPPQLRSMCHCLYQVLSKRFPNLLQNNIGAVGTVIFLRFINPAIVSPQELGIVGKQVPTQTKRGLMLMSKILQNIANHVEFSKEQHMLCFNDFLRSHFEDGRRFFIKIASDCETVDQTSHSMSFISDANVLALHRLLWSHQERIGDYLSSSRDHKAVGRRPFDKMATLLAYLGPPEHKPVDSHLLFSSYARWSSIDMSSTNFEEIMVKHQMHEKEEFKTLKSMNIFYQAGTSKAGNPVFYYIARRYKIGETNGDLLIYHVILTLKPFCHSPFEVVIDFTHTCSDNRFRTEFLQKWFYVLPEVAYENLHAAYIYNCNSWVREYTKFHDRILAPLKGCRKLIFLDSPAKLNDVIDPEQQKLPGATLSLDEDLKVFNNALKLSHKDTKVAIKVGPTALQITSAEKTKVLAHSVLLNDVYYASEIEEVCLVDDNQFTLSIANESSQLSFIHNDCDNIVQAIIHIRNRWELSQPDSVTVHQKIRPKDVPGTLLNMALLNLGSSDPNLRTAAYNQLCALTATFDLKIAGQLLETQGLCIPSNNTIFIKSVSETLATNEPHLTLEFLEECIQGFQRSTIELKHLCLEYMTPWLANLVRFCKPSDEGKRQKQVALILEKLINLTIEQKEMYPSIQAKIWGSIGRITELIDMVLDNFIHKSVSSGLGSPQVEIMADTAVALASANVQLVAKKVIGRLCRVMDKTCHSPTAYLEQHMMWDDIAILARYLLMLSFNNCLDVARHLPYLFHTVTFLVCSGSLSMRASTHGLVINIIHSLCTCTKPSFSEDTQRVLRLSLDEFSLPKFYLLFGISKVKSAAVTAFRSSCRHPNDRWLGNERVSQAPPPDRERLALPSLEVITDALLEIMEACMRDIPECDWLQTWTSLAKSFAFCYNPALQPRALIVFGCISKSITDQDVKQLLRILVKALESFTDTILLESLVMCLTRLQPLLRPESPIHKALFWVAVSVLQLDEPTLYAAGLALLEQNLHTLNSQQLFDKQNIADVMMTTREPLEWHFKQLDHAVGLSFKSNFHFALVGHLLKGFRHPTPTTVSRTSRVLTMLLGIVAKPHERDKFEVTPDSVAYLTALVCLSEEVRSRCHVKHTLPRWPVETGVAAEPGSGGDHLAAGGTAGSQAGTAGSQNVRRQKSWDMLDQSAIQFARQSHKVQPHQDKCSNTARLHFKTQRSFSVPTPRERQEKTAGISERQKERGSRSSVSNESNVLLDPEVLPDSSTQALVLTVLATLVKYTTDETETRVLYQYLAEGSVVFPKVFPVIHSLLDQKVNNVLSVSTDQIVLASVQSIIQNMLASEDASQQPLHFLQSCGFGGLWRFAGPFTKYNMMVESSELFVNCLEAMVETCLPMEDNSPMPPSPRPYNLSSSLSSLTLGSPTDKAFSSESLDHDGFSGSVSSLRRASCSKARSTKHRFVDSPTHNI; encoded by the exons ATGGCAACGCAAAAGCCCGGTGAGTGGGCTAACTCACTTTTGGCCCGTTTCGAAGAGCAG CTGCCGTATCGAACCGGTCCGCATGGAACGCAGGCACGACTAAGCATCGATCAGACGATGACCTGTTTGATACAGATCTCCCGCTATCGGTTTTCGTTGGTCATCTCCGGCCTAACGAAAATGCTGCAGCGAGTGAATGAAATC TTCATTATTTTACAGTTCCAGCCACCGGCCTGCCGAGGACACGAACCGGAACGGTGCTGCTATGATTCGTTAATTATTATACTGGAAACGCTAGAGCGCTGCCTGTCTGGTCAATCGAAGGATACGGCTCGCTTCGAAGAGGCAATGAATGTGAAGTTACTATTGAGAGAGATTTGTCAGTTTATTG ACATTCAAAACGAAAACAACCAGAATGCAACTTCGCTGAAAGCTCTCGCATCCAAGGTTCTCTATGCACTGTCGCAAAATCATTTCGGAGCTGTCTTCAATCGTATTTCGGCTCGACTGCAGGAACTCAGTACATCTTCGGAAGAGAATCCAGACTACAGTGACATCGAGTTGATTCAGCATATTGATCTGGATGTAAATCGGCTTACGAAATTGTTAACTGAGACCATTCAGaaatttaaatcattgaaaAAGTCGGCTCACTTCATTTTACTGAACTCACTGGAAAAGGCTCTGTGGAATTGGATTGAGTTTCACCCGAAAGAGTTTGAAGATCTGCAGCGCAACCCGAACGATGAGCTGTCTAAAGGTTGCGAGACTTTCTTCGACATTCTGGACTCTTACGCAGAGAACAAGAAAGCTCGGTCAGCTGTTTGGCCACTGCAGATCATGCTTCTGGTTTTGAGTCCGAAGGTATTGGAAGAGATTGTTAATGCGGACTCGGGTGCTCCCTGTTCGCCGAGACACCTAAAGAAAAAGCATTTCATGGAAGGGATCAAGAAGGGATTGGGAGCGCATGCCTCCTCTAAACAGTCAACCGAATCGGCAGCTATCGCGTGTGTAAAGCTTTGCAAGGCTTCCACATACATCAACATCAACGATTCAAATAACGTCACTTTCCAGCTAGTGCAAAGTATTATCAATGACCTCAAAACGTTGCTGTTCAATCCTGCCAAACCGTTCTCCCGTGGACAGGGTTATAACTTCCAGGATATTGATCTGATGATCGATTGCTGGGTGTCCTGCTTCCGGATTAAGCCGCACAACAACGAAGCTCTGAAAGTTTGTCTCAGTTTGAACTCACCGCCTGCGTATCACTTCGTGATTGTTAGTTCACTGCTGAAAATTGTTACCCAAGCGAGACTGCCCTGGTGGCCACAGATTGATCTGGTTTATGCACGTTCCGGAGAGCTTAGGGCACTGTTTACAGACACTTTGAACAAAGCAACGCAGGGTTACATAGCGCATACTCCGCTGAGAATGATAACTTCGTTGACACTCAAATCTAAAGACGCCCAGAGTCGCTTGACTCGACCCGACGAAGGCCCGGCACATAAAGCTCTGCTGCTACTGATGGTTCGGTTGATTCATGCCGATCCGATGCTTTTGTTGAACAGTCTTGGTAAAGCCGGTCATGAAGTGCAAAGTTCAACTCTTGAACTGATCAACGGACTTGTCTCGCTGGTACATCAACCAACGATGCCCGATGTGGCGCAGGAAGCTATGGAAGCACTATTGGCGCTTCATTCTCCGGATAAAATCGAGGTATGGAATCCGGAAGCTCCCATCAACACATTCTGGGACGTCAGTTCCCAAGTACTGTTCTCCATCTCGCAGAAGCTGATCCAGCATCAAATCGCAAACTACACTGACGTACTCAAGTGGCTACGTGAGATTCTGATCTGTCGAAACACATTCCTCCAGCGGCACAAGGATTACGCTAATGTAGGCAGCCAGATTGCCATCTGCCGGCAGGCACACATCAAGTTAGAAGTGGTGTTTTTCATGTACCTGTGGTCGGTAGATTTGGACGCCGTTATGGTTTCCCTGTCCTGCTTTGGTTTGCTTTGCGAGGAAGCCGAAATACGTTCCGGTTCGGACGAACTCACCGTTGTGTGCATCCTAGCGAACTACCATCTGTATCAGGAGCTTTCGCACACGTCCAGCACACTTACCACGCAGAATGTGGAGTCCCGGTACAACTTTTACGAACATACGCAGGGCAGAGCGGCACTGCAGAAGAATATTATGTCGCTGTTGCGTAAAATCGAACACTGCGTCAATGGAGTTCAGCCGGCTTGGGAGGAAACGTTTCGCAACTGGGAGGTAACCTCGAAGCTGTTACaaaattatcccaaaggtaAACCCGAGGAAGGTCAAGCAGAGGTGTTTCACCGGAGCATGGGAAAGAGACGGGCCAGTCATCAGAGCTCGGAACACGATCTGGAAGAACAGATTACCGAGTGGGCAAACATGACCTGGTTTTTGCTAGCTTTGGGAGGTGTTTGTCTGCAGAAACCTCGCCTTCAGCGCGTGACGCAAAGTCAGATGCTGCCGATTGGTGTCAGTGGTCCCTCGTTGATGCAGTCGACAACATCGTTGTCCAGTTCCAGCTCTGGGCGAGGTTCGATGCATCCAATAATGGGCACCTTGGTGTCCTCAATTGGGGGTGGAAGTCAGGACGTCCAGTATTGTCCAGTAACGCAGTTCATCGGACAGTTGCTTCGACTGTTGGTCTGCAATAATGAGAAGTTTGGTCCGCAAATACAGAAACACGTCAAGGAACTGGTTGGACAGGAAATGTCTGCCCAACTGTATCCGATACTGTTCGATCAGATTCGAGCGATCGTGGAAAAGTTTTTCGACCAGCAAGGTCAGGTCGTGGTGACAGATATCAACACGCAATTTATCGAACATACAATTTACATTATGAAGTCGGTGCTGGACGGTCGACAAAGCAAAGATCAGAATGATCAACCCTCAAATGCTGAACATCTGGGAGTCACGAGTATCGAAAACTTAATGTTGGCCATCGTAAGGTATGTCCGTCATCTAGACATGACGGTGCACGCAATTCACATCAAAACCAAGCTCTGCCAGTTGGTTGAAGTTATGATGAAACGACGTGATGATTTGGCGTTCCGGCAGGAGATGAAATTTCGGAACAAGCTGGTTGAATACTTGACGGACTGGGTCATGGGAACGTCCCATCAGATAGCACCCCCTAGTTCGGGAGATGTGACTATCATAACACGCGATCTCGATCAGGCCTGTATGGAAGCAGTGGCAGCACTGCTACGCGGACTCCCTCTACAACCGGAGGAGTCCGATCGTGGTGACCTGATGGACGCCAAGAGTGCTCTTTTCTTGAAATACTTTACGCTGTTTATGAATCTCCTGAACGATTGTGTTGATGGATCAGAGGCAGATAAGGATACGAACAATCCACCGTTACTTCCACCACGTCCTCGAGTAGCTGCCGGGAAGTTGACGGCTTTGCGAAACGCTACCATTCAAGCAATGTCTAATCTGCTCAGCGCCAACATCGATTCCGGACTGATGCACTCCATTGATCTTGGATACAATCCGGATCTGCAAACACGGGCTGCTTTCATGGAAGTGTTGACGCAAATTCTACAACAGGGCACCGAGTTCGATACACTAGCAGAGTCAGTTATGGCAGATCGATTCGAACAGCTCGTTCAGTTGGTGACGATGATCAGCGATAAAGGCGAACTTCCAATTGCCATGGCACTTGCATCAGTCGTTACAACCTCCCAGATGGATGAACTTGCTCGCGTTCTGGTAACCCTGTTCGATGCCAAACATCTGCTCTCTCCTTTGCTGTGGAATATGTTCTACCGGGAAGTTGAGGTTTCCGACTGCATGCAAACCTTGTTCCGGGGAAACTCGCTCGGAAGTAAAATCATGGCATTCTGTTTCAAGATTTACGGTGCCAGTTATCTGCAAGGATTGCTGGAACCACTGATCCGACCGCTACTGGATGACCCAGTAACCAGTTTTGAGGTGGATCCCGCTCGTTTGGAAGCCAACGAAGACATCGAAGAAAACCGGAAAAATCTTATCGCCCTCACCCAAAAAGTTTTCGACGCCATCGTCAACTCCGCCGATCGTTTTCCTCCGCAGCTACGCTCGATGTGCCATTGCTTGTATCAGGTCCTGAGCAAGCGTTTTCCCAACCTTTTGCAGAACAACATCGGAGCCGTCGGAACGGTCATCTTTCTTCGCTTCATCAATCCGGCGATCGTTTCCCCGCAGGAACTGGGAATCGTTGGCAAACAGGTTCCCACCCAGACCAAACGGGGTCTCATGCTGATGTCTaaaattttacagaacattGCAAACCACGTGGAATTTTCCAAAGAGCAGCACATGCTATGTTTTAACGATTTTCTACGATCACACTTCGAGGACGGTCGTCGGTTTTTCATCAAAATCGCGTCGGACTGTGAAACAGTTGATCAGACTTCCCACAGTATGAGTTTCATCTCGGATGCCAACGTGTTGGCCTTACACCGTTTGCTGTGGTCCCACCAGGAGCGAATTGGAGACTATCTGTCGAGTAGCCGTGATCATAAAGCCGTTGGGAGGCGACCGTTCGATAAAATGGCAACCCTACTGGCCTATCTGGGGCCTCCGGAGCATAAACCGGTTGATTCGCATCTGTTGTTTTCGAGCTACGCTCGCTGGAGTTCGATCGACATGTCCTCAACCAACTTCGAGGAGATTATGGTGAAACATCAAATGCACGAGAAGGAAGAGTTCAAAACTCTCAAATCGATGAACATTTTCTACCAGGCAGGAACCAGCAAAGCTGGCAACCCTGTGTTTTACTACATCGCTCGACGCTACAAGATCGGCGAAACCAATGGCGATCTGCTGATCTACCATGTGATCCTGACCTTGAAACCCTTTTGCCATTCACCGTTCGAAGTGGTAATCGATTTTACGCACACCTGCTCGGACAATCGTTTCCGCACGGaatttctacaaaaatggttcTATGTTCTCCCGGAAGTCGCCTACGAAAACCTCCATGCTGCCTACATCTACAACTGCAACTCGTGGGTTCGTGAATACACTAAGTTTCACGATCGAATTCTTGCCCCTCTGAAAGGCTGCCGAAAGCTGATCTTCCTGGACTCGCCGGCAAAACTTAACGACGTAATCGACCCGGAGCAGCAGAAACTTCCCGGTGCAACTCTTTCCCTCGACGAAGATCTCAAAGTTTTCAACAACGCTCTTAAACTTAGTCACAAAGATACCAAAGTAGCGATAAAGGTTGGGCCAACAGCACTGCAGATTACTTCAGCCGAAAAAACCAAAGTCCTGGCACACTCCGTACTGCTGAACGATGTTTACTACGCCTCTGAAATTGAGGAAGTCTGTTTGGTGGACGACAATCAGTTCACACTGTCGATCGCCAACGAAAGCTCGCAGCTGAGCTTCATCCACAACGACTGCGACAACATAGTCCAAGCGATTATCCACATTCGTAATCGTTGGGAACTGAGCCAACCGGATTCGGTTACCGTTCATCAGAAGATTCGACCGAAGGATGTTCCGGGTACATTGCTAAATATGGCTCTGCTTAATTTGGGATCCTCGGATCCCAACCTGCGAACAGCAGCCTACAACCAGCTATGCGCTTTAACTGCAACGTTCGACCTAAAGATCGCGGGCCAGCTTTTGGAGACCCAGGGTCTATGTATCCCCTCGAACAATacgattttcatcaaatctgTCAGCGAAACGTTAGCAACGAATGAACCACACCTCACGCTAGAATTTCTGGAGGAGTGCATCCAAGGTTTCCAGCGGAGCACGATCGAGTTGAAGCATTTGTGCTTGGAGTACATGACTCCTTGGTTGGCCAATCTGGTGCGGTTCTGTAAACCCTCCGACGAGGGCAAACGGCAGAAGCAAGTGGCTTTGATACTTGAAAAGCTGATCAATCTCACGATCGAGCAAAAGGAAATGTATCCTTCGATTCAAGCAAAGATCTGGGGATCGATCGGACGGATTACGGAGCTGATCGATATGGTGCTGGATAACTTCATACATAAATCAGTAAGCTCTGGACTGGGATCACCGCAGGTAGAAATCATGGCTGATACGGCTGTGGCACTGGCCTCGGCGAACGTTCAGCTGGTTGCGAAAAAAGTCATTGGCAGGCTGTGTCGTGTGATGGACAAAACTTGTCATTCGCCTACAGCGTACCTGGAACAGCACATGATGTGGGATGACATCGCGATTCTTGCCCGCTACCTGCTAATGTTGTCCTTCAACAATTGTTTGGACGTCGCACGCCATTTGCCGTACCTGTTCCACACAGTTACCTTCCTAGTTTGCAGCGGATCTCTTTCGATGCGTGCATCGACCCACGGTCTAGTCATCAATATTATTCACTCGCTATGTACCTGCACCAAACCGTCCTTCTCAGAGGACACCCAACGAGTTCTACGACTTTCGCTGGACGAATTCTCCCTGCCTAAATTCTATCTGCTCTTTGGCATCAGCAAAGTAAAATCTGCTGCCGTCACGGCTTTCCGTTCATCCTGTCGTCACCCAAACGACCGCTGGCTTGGCAATGAACGTGTCTCGCAGGCACCGCCACCCGATCGTGAACGGCTAGCACTCCCATCGCTGGAAGTCATTACGGATGCTCTGCTTGAAATCATGGAAGCTTGCATGCGAGATATCCCGGAGTGTGATTGGCTACAAACCTGGACCTCACTGGCTAAAAGCTTCGCTTTCTGCTACAATCCTGCCTTACAGCCGCGGGCTCTTATCGTGTTCGGTTGCATCTCAAAAAGCATCACCGATCAGGACGTCAAACAGCTGCTCCGAATCCTAGTCAAAGCTTTGGAATCCTTCACCGATACTATCCTGCTGGAGTCTCTAGTCATGTGTCTTACCCGGTTGCAACCGTTGTTACGTCCCGAATCACCCATCCACAAGGCCCTGTTCTGGGTAGCTGTCAGCGTACTTCAGCTGGACGAGCCCACACTCTACGCAGCCGGATTGGCTCTGCTGGAGCAAAACCTGCACACCCTCAACTCGCAGCAACTTTTCGACAAGCAAAACATTGCTGATGTTATGATGACCACACGGGAACCGCTGGAGTGGCACTTTAAGCAGCTCGATCATGCCGTCGGTCTGTCGTTCAAATCAAACTTTCACTTTGCCCTGGTGGGTCATCTGTTGAAGGGCTTCCGGCATCCGACGCCGACGACGGTTTCGCGCACTTCACGGGTGCTGACCATGTTGTTGGGAATTGTGGCGAAGCCTCATGAACGCGATAAGTTCGAGGTGACACCGGACAGTGTGGCTTATTTGACGG CCCTGGTTTGCCTGTCCGAGGAGGTCCGTTCCCGTTGTCACGTGAAGCACACGTTACCGCGATGGCCGGTAGAAACCGGTGTCGCCGCGGAACCTGGTAGTGGTGGTGATCATCTGGCAGCTGGGGGTACTGCCGGTTCGCAAGCCGGTACCGCTGGTAGCCAAAATGTGCGCCGACAAAAATCCTGGGATATGCTGGACCAATCGGCGATCCAGTTCGCACGTCAATCGCACAAAGTTCAACCGCATCAG